TTCGTCAAATATTATCCTCAAGCGCTTCGTGCGTCAAAGATGAAAACATGCGTAAAAGCGAGAAAAACGAAGAAAACATTAATTTATTGAGGGAGGTGATTCGTACGAAAAAAGACAGCAAAGCCAAAGAAAACAGAGGCAGCAAGTACAAATATAACGAAGAATTCGCCGAAGAGGTGATCGCCAAAAATTCCAAGCAGCCGGCTCAGAACAATCCTTCCGAAAGCGTCAAAAAATAGCGGACAGACCGCACCTCCGCCCGCTGATAACCGCTGCTCTGATCGACCAAACAAAAAAGTTTCCAGAACAACAGCTCGTTCAGGAAACTTTTTTTGCCGTCCGAACCTAACTTTCAAATCCATCCTCGCAAATGGCTGGCCAAAGCAAATTTCTCGATTCCCATCATATAAGCGGCAAGGCGCGGAGTGATCTTGCCGATACGCGCCGTATTCAGCACTTTATGCACCGCTTCGACCATCATTTTCTCCAGCTTCTGATTGACTTCCTCTTCGCTCCAATAGAATCCTTGGTTGTTTTGAACCCATTCGAAATAAGAGACCGTCACTCCGCCGGCGTTCGCCAGAATATCCGGCACAATCAGAACGCCTCGTTCGTGCAGCCTTTCCGATGCTTCCAGAGTGACCGGACCGTTGGCAGCTTCCACAATCATCTGCGCCTGGATCTGATCCGCATTCTCCAGTGTGATCTGATTTTCCAAAGCCGCTGGAACCAAGACATCGCAAGGCATCGTCAGAAACTCCGCGTTCGTCATGCGGTTGGAAAACAGGCTGGTCACGCTGCCGAAGGAATCGCGCCGATCCAGCAGATAGGAGATATCCAAGCCTTTTTCTTCATAAATGCCGCCATTGACATCGCTGATACCAACCACCTTTGCCCCCCATTCGTCCAGAATTTCGGCCAGATGGCTGCCCACATTCCCGAATCCTTGTATGCATACCGATAACCCGTCCATGCTTTTTCCAGCGGAAGCAACGGCTTCCCTGATGGCAATCGCGACCCCGAGAGAAGTCGCTTTTTCTCTGCC
This sequence is a window from Ferviditalea candida. Protein-coding genes within it:
- a CDS encoding Glu/Leu/Phe/Val family dehydrogenase, whose translation is MAKNKRIVIGASKPPLDENILLSTQKVIKLALEKLGYEETYYELLKEPQRLLTVRIPIRMDDGSTRIFTGYRAQHSDAVGPTKGGIRFHPNVSAEEVSALSLWMTLKCGIFDLPFGGGKGGIVCDPRDMSIRELERLARGYVRAISQIVGPTKDIPAPDVYTNAQIMAWMLDEYSRIREHDSPGFITGKPLVLGGSKGREKATSLGVAIAIREAVASAGKSMDGLSVCIQGFGNVGSHLAEILDEWGAKVVGISDVNGGIYEEKGLDISYLLDRRDSFGSVTSLFSNRMTNAEFLTMPCDVLVPAALENQITLENADQIQAQMIVEAANGPVTLEASERLHERGVLIVPDILANAGGVTVSYFEWVQNNQGFYWSEEEVNQKLEKMMVEAVHKVLNTARIGKITPRLAAYMMGIEKFALASHLRGWI